The following are encoded in a window of Pongo abelii isolate AG06213 chromosome 16, NHGRI_mPonAbe1-v2.0_pri, whole genome shotgun sequence genomic DNA:
- the LOC134760267 gene encoding translation initiation factor IF-2 → MPDRGALNPAPDSRFPFKTELPKGWLIPTGVLLWGLLKTPPPRFPALHQPGRTPPGPQRRASLARWPAPPSAPCAPLPARRARGPRPAHPGPRPPRRSGRCCAVCAGPQCGCAHWVASGAGRAATAAAAAAAGLGASGGGGVGSGVERSLGLQQHGNPGVESPGDKEGKPGRQIPEQPSFLDFGGSLPPHFVFKRPHLTPQQPRPLTGGGGSGGLRGAAMPLPR, encoded by the exons atgcCCGACCGAGGAGCACTCAACCCAGCTCCTGACTCGCGATTTCCGTTCAAGACCGAATTACCTAAAGGGTGGTTAATTCCAACGGGTGTTCTTCTTTGGGGGCTTCTGAAAA CACCTCCCCCACGTTTTCCTGCTCTCCACCAGCCGGGCCGGACTCCTCCCGGCCCCCAGCGGCGCGCTTCCCTGGCCCGCTGGCCCGCGCCGCCCTCCGCGCCGTGCGCCCCCCTCCCGGCCCGTCGCGCCCGCGGCCCGCGGCCCGCACACCCTGGTCCACGCCCCCCGCGGCGGAGCGGTAGGTGTTGTGCGGTCTGCGCCGGGCCGCAGTGCGGCTGCGCGCACTGGGTTGCCTCCGGGGCTGGCAGGGCAGCGacggccgcggcggcggcggcggcggggctgGGAGcaagcggcggcggcggcgtggGGAGTGGCGTGGAGCGGAGCCTGGGGCTGCAGCAGCACGGGAACCCCGGAGTAGAAAGCCCCGGGGACAAGGAAGGAAAGCCCGGCCGCCAAATCCCTGAGCAACCGTCCTTCTTGGATTTTGGGGGGAGCCTGCCCCCCCACTTCGTCTTCAAACGCCCCCATCTCACCCCCCAACAGCCCCGGCCGCTGACGGGAGGAGGCGGCAGCGGGGGGCTGAGGGGCGCCGCCATGCCTCTCCCGCGGTGA